The Alkaliphilus flagellatus genome includes a window with the following:
- a CDS encoding molybdopterin dinucleotide binding domain-containing protein: MLNNCPTLQVLSDTNYIEINASDAKELGLNDGQEVMVETPSNKAKGVLKVRQGVARGSLGISFGYGKWEYGSKDTTIDGKVVTGESLRATGIASNPLALIDNSVKGKYGLSEVITGTHNRNGIRAKIVPLS, translated from the coding sequence ATGTTAAATAACTGTCCTACTTTACAAGTTCTATCTGATACAAATTACATTGAAATTAATGCATCGGATGCTAAGGAACTAGGGCTTAATGATGGACAGGAAGTAATGGTAGAAACACCAAGCAATAAGGCTAAAGGAGTATTAAAAGTTAGACAAGGTGTTGCTCGAGGAAGCTTGGGAATTAGCTTTGGATATGGTAAATGGGAGTATGGTAGCAAAGATACTACTATAGATGGAAAGGTAGTCACAGGAGAAAGTCTTAGAGCTACTGGAATCGCATCTAATCCTCTTGCCCTTATTGATAACTCTGTTAAAGGAAAATATGGACTATCAGAAGTTATAACTGGTACACATAATAGAAATGGTATTAGAGCAAAAATTGTTCCGCTATCCTAA
- a CDS encoding TorD/DmsD family molecular chaperone, which yields MDKNQIQSFERAALYEIFASFYLQIPTIDTVQGIPSMLQEASKVLSSVDFEPLIEEAQGRNKLVDDDDKHIKFLQQQYYDHFFIPSTKNYIPPYESAVVDAVIKEGRKNTKWKYGSLWSNSTYHVSMCYDSVRFNPWDLNIEEGLKQSKVPDHIGFQLAFMAYLCHKETICNELALEDNPKVEKEKEAAEKWNKLQKQFLEEHLQKFVLSYCEIAKEKCNPFYLQVINTVRDYIKWDLAARVI from the coding sequence ATGGATAAAAATCAAATACAGTCCTTTGAAAGAGCAGCGTTATATGAGATATTTGCTTCATTCTATTTGCAGATACCTACTATAGATACTGTACAAGGGATTCCGTCAATGCTGCAAGAAGCTAGTAAAGTACTATCTTCTGTTGATTTTGAACCATTGATAGAAGAAGCCCAAGGACGAAATAAGTTAGTGGATGACGATGATAAACATATTAAATTTCTTCAGCAGCAATATTATGATCACTTTTTTATTCCTTCAACGAAGAATTATATTCCTCCCTATGAATCGGCCGTTGTAGATGCAGTTATAAAAGAGGGGAGAAAAAATACAAAATGGAAATATGGTAGTCTGTGGAGTAACTCCACCTACCATGTATCCATGTGTTATGATTCTGTAAGATTTAATCCATGGGATTTAAATATTGAAGAAGGATTAAAACAATCTAAAGTTCCTGATCATATAGGATTCCAATTAGCTTTCATGGCTTATTTGTGTCATAAAGAGACAATTTGTAATGAGTTAGCATTGGAAGATAACCCTAAAGTAGAGAAGGAAAAAGAAGCTGCAGAAAAGTGGAATAAATTACAGAAACAGTTTTTAGAGGAACATTTACAAAAATTTGTATTGTCATACTGTGAAATTGCTAAGGAAAAATGCAACCCATTCTATTTACAAGTAATTAATACTGTAAGAGATTATATAAAGTGGGACTTAGCTGCTAGAGTAATTTAG
- a CDS encoding 4Fe-4S dicluster domain-containing protein produces MSRKWGMVIDVRKCVGCHACSAACRIENNVTKEGNRSWVIEEEVGIYPEVHTLKVPQLCNHCDETPCVSACPVGATAKNEEGIVFVDREKCIGCFACIGACPYGARIKEEEAKKVDKCDFCAHRLQHGLLPACVTTCPTQARFFGDLNDSNSLVSKLLKENKYEVLLPEKKLGANVYYIGVNEYRSLNK; encoded by the coding sequence ATGAGTAGAAAATGGGGAATGGTCATAGATGTAAGAAAATGCGTTGGGTGTCATGCCTGTTCTGCTGCTTGTAGAATTGAAAACAACGTAACTAAAGAAGGTAACAGATCTTGGGTAATAGAAGAAGAGGTAGGTATTTATCCTGAGGTACATACTTTAAAAGTACCTCAATTGTGCAATCATTGCGATGAGACTCCTTGTGTAAGTGCTTGTCCTGTAGGAGCTACTGCTAAAAATGAAGAGGGCATTGTTTTTGTGGACAGAGAAAAGTGTATAGGATGTTTTGCCTGTATAGGTGCTTGTCCATATGGTGCTCGTATTAAGGAAGAAGAGGCTAAGAAAGTAGATAAATGTGATTTCTGCGCTCATAGATTACAACATGGATTATTGCCAGCCTGTGTTACCACATGTCCAACACAAGCCAGATTCTTTGGGGATCTAAATGATAGCAATAGTTTAGTAAGTAAACTACTGAAGGAAAATAAATATGAAGTGCTATTGCCTGAAAAGAAGTTAGGCGCTAATGTATATTATATTGGGGTTAATGAGTATAGAAGTCTAAATAAATAA
- a CDS encoding twin-arginine translocase TatA/TatE family subunit — MFGKLGTSELIVILVIALVIFGPAKLPEIGKMFGQAIGEFKTHMKKTSEDVQLDDK; from the coding sequence ATGTTTGGAAAATTAGGAACGTCTGAACTAATTGTTATTTTAGTTATTGCTCTTGTTATATTTGGGCCGGCAAAACTTCCGGAAATCGGAAAAATGTTTGGACAAGCTATAGGAGAGTTTAAAACTCATATGAAAAAAACCTCGGAAGATGTTCAGTTAGATGACAAGTAA
- a CDS encoding molybdenum cofactor guanylyltransferase, whose translation MDKKRISAVVLAGGNSTRMGQNKALLELGSKTIIERVVEILKTTFEEIIIVTNTPKVYSMLKDVRFVPDCFESREKKSIIGLYTGIFEAENNYAFVVACDMPFLNTDLINYMIDNIGDEDILVPYINGYYQPLHAIYNKSCLRSIRTLIDSKNYKIIDLFDYFDNLKVKKINDEILDRLNITDSCFLNMNTYQEYINIKQYIGFL comes from the coding sequence ATGGATAAAAAAAGGATTTCCGCAGTGGTTTTAGCAGGTGGGAATAGTACCAGAATGGGACAAAACAAGGCTCTGCTAGAATTAGGGTCCAAGACAATAATAGAGAGAGTAGTAGAAATATTAAAAACTACATTTGAAGAGATTATTATAGTTACAAATACACCAAAAGTATATAGTATGTTAAAAGATGTACGATTTGTACCGGACTGCTTTGAATCAAGAGAAAAAAAATCAATAATCGGACTATATACTGGAATTTTTGAAGCTGAAAATAATTATGCATTTGTTGTGGCCTGTGATATGCCTTTTTTAAATACTGACTTAATTAATTATATGATAGATAATATAGGAGATGAAGATATACTTGTTCCTTATATAAATGGCTATTATCAACCACTACATGCAATTTATAATAAAAGTTGCTTAAGGTCTATTAGGACTTTGATTGACTCGAAGAATTATAAAATCATTGATTTATTTGACTACTTTGATAATCTTAAAGTAAAGAAGATTAATGACGAAATTTTAGATAGATTAAATATAACAGATAGTTGCTTTTTAAATATGAATACCTACCAAGAATATATAAATATAAAACAGTATATAGGTTTCCTATAG
- a CDS encoding molybdopterin molybdotransferase MoeA — MRTNISLEEALDILLKENKQTEPIHVPLLDSLGSVLAEDIISDMNMPPFDKSPLDGYAVRAEDIQGASQEIPVTLQVIDFIPAGHVSSQKLEKGEAMRIMTGAKIPEGADVVVRFEDTEFTEKEVRIYTPLCSNSNISKLGEDMKIGDVVMKKGMLIDAPEVGILATLGKSFVQVYRKPRVAILSTGDELVDIQQVLTDGKIRNSNSYTIAAQIKKIGAKPLMLGICDDGIEAIKEKLKAALSWADIIITTGGVSVGDCDLVKEAFQQVGAEMLFWRVRMKPGTPIAVAKYENKLLFGLSGNPAAAYITFEQFVRPIVLKKMGREKYKLMKVESILESGFSKISNQNRFVRANTYYRDGKYYTQFPSKHSSGVLSSLSGTNSLFYIPAGTGPYKEGQKIIVQLLDYPEVLK, encoded by the coding sequence ATGAGAACTAATATATCTTTAGAAGAAGCACTAGATATACTTTTAAAAGAAAATAAGCAGACGGAGCCTATTCATGTACCACTGTTAGATAGTCTAGGGAGCGTTTTAGCAGAAGATATAATATCAGATATGAATATGCCACCATTTGATAAATCTCCTCTTGATGGATATGCTGTACGAGCAGAGGATATACAAGGAGCTTCACAGGAAATACCTGTAACACTTCAAGTAATTGATTTTATTCCAGCGGGTCATGTTTCTTCTCAGAAACTAGAAAAAGGAGAGGCCATGAGAATTATGACAGGAGCTAAAATTCCTGAAGGGGCTGATGTTGTAGTTCGCTTTGAAGATACTGAGTTCACTGAGAAAGAAGTGAGAATATACACTCCTTTATGTTCAAACTCAAATATTAGCAAATTGGGAGAGGATATGAAAATTGGAGATGTAGTGATGAAAAAGGGAATGCTTATTGATGCACCAGAAGTAGGTATCCTTGCAACCTTAGGAAAAAGTTTTGTTCAAGTCTATCGTAAACCTCGAGTGGCAATCCTCTCTACTGGAGATGAGCTAGTGGACATACAGCAGGTACTGACCGATGGAAAAATACGAAATAGCAATTCTTACACTATCGCTGCTCAAATCAAAAAAATAGGTGCCAAACCATTGATGTTAGGAATCTGTGATGATGGAATAGAAGCTATTAAAGAAAAATTAAAAGCGGCTTTAAGTTGGGCTGATATAATTATTACAACTGGTGGGGTTTCTGTTGGAGACTGTGACTTAGTAAAGGAAGCCTTTCAACAAGTAGGAGCAGAAATGTTGTTTTGGAGAGTAAGAATGAAACCAGGTACACCAATAGCTGTTGCCAAATATGAAAATAAGTTATTATTTGGACTCTCAGGTAATCCAGCTGCCGCATATATTACTTTTGAGCAATTTGTAAGGCCTATTGTATTAAAGAAAATGGGCAGAGAAAAGTATAAGCTCATGAAGGTTGAGTCTATTTTAGAAAGCGGTTTTTCAAAAATAAGTAATCAAAATCGTTTTGTGCGTGCCAACACGTATTATCGAGATGGAAAATACTATACACAATTTCCTAGTAAACATAGTTCGGGAGTGCTTTCGAGTCTATCTGGAACTAACTCTTTATTCTATATTCCAGCAGGAACAGGTCCCTACAAAGAAGGTCAAAAAATTATCGTTCAATTATTAGATTATCCGGAGGTGTTAAAATGA
- the mobB gene encoding molybdopterin-guanine dinucleotide biosynthesis protein B — MIPVFSIVGKNSNTGKTTVLCNIIGELKSRGYRVATIKHDVHGFDIDHPGKDTWKHGQAGSDIVMISSPEKFAMIEKVQVEYTLDEVLEKISNVDIVITEGYKRENKPKLEVYRKEAADELLCEDDELFGIVTDVQFDKDIPQFSFEQVKEVVDLIEGKFLKK; from the coding sequence ATGATACCAGTATTTTCAATAGTAGGAAAGAATTCTAATACAGGTAAAACTACAGTGTTATGTAATATTATTGGAGAATTAAAATCTCGGGGCTATCGTGTGGCTACAATTAAGCATGATGTTCATGGATTTGATATCGATCATCCGGGGAAGGACACGTGGAAACATGGACAGGCTGGTTCTGATATTGTTATGATTTCATCACCAGAAAAGTTTGCTATGATTGAGAAGGTACAAGTAGAATACACACTAGATGAGGTACTTGAGAAAATTAGTAATGTTGATATTGTAATTACTGAAGGATATAAGAGAGAAAACAAGCCAAAATTAGAGGTCTACAGAAAAGAAGCTGCAGATGAGCTTTTATGTGAAGATGATGAGCTATTTGGAATTGTTACAGATGTTCAATTTGATAAAGATATTCCTCAGTTTAGTTTTGAACAGGTGAAAGAAGTGGTGGATTTAATTGAAGGAAAGTTTTTAAAAAAATAG
- a CDS encoding CsxC family protein → MDNREVSVNKKDMSAYSVKSDNINIQEKSECKSFCIDVKAETLGDCDNNPVSLSPITTGAVAKIPVVLAELAVRFNVTSLINLPEPAMEIKNIKKKIKVTQCMLIQDTDILFIKGFVRKNIDFATRDCSSHNGICGDIRHCTVDVPFECTTVVKFNGTNPAPIVNNTSSEFEFFRTNELPNSFAEKDRLLSGDLSEFNQISTEFFNELPFCELISAKIVEFDEFLHRERPHHMHLPVGEKLFTKIEEKMVITLTLKILQNRQVAIGATSTKTC, encoded by the coding sequence ATGGATAATAGAGAGGTTTCTGTTAATAAAAAAGATATGTCAGCTTATTCTGTTAAATCTGATAATATTAATATACAAGAAAAATCAGAATGCAAATCCTTTTGCATTGATGTAAAAGCTGAAACATTAGGTGATTGTGACAATAACCCAGTATCACTATCTCCAATTACAACTGGTGCTGTAGCGAAGATACCAGTTGTTTTAGCTGAGTTAGCAGTTCGCTTTAATGTTACTTCATTAATTAATCTGCCTGAACCAGCAATGGAAATTAAAAATATTAAGAAAAAAATAAAAGTAACTCAATGTATGCTTATACAAGATACTGACATTTTATTTATTAAAGGATTTGTCCGTAAAAATATTGACTTTGCAACAAGAGATTGCTCAAGTCATAATGGAATATGCGGAGATATCCGTCATTGTACAGTGGATGTTCCTTTTGAATGTACAACAGTAGTTAAATTTAATGGCACAAATCCGGCACCTATTGTTAATAATACATCTAGTGAATTTGAATTTTTTAGAACAAACGAGCTACCAAATAGCTTTGCTGAAAAAGATAGATTGTTATCCGGAGATTTATCAGAATTTAATCAAATTAGTACTGAATTTTTCAACGAACTACCATTCTGCGAATTAATCAGTGCTAAAATCGTTGAGTTTGATGAATTTTTACACCGTGAACGTCCACATCATATGCACCTACCTGTAGGAGAAAAACTTTTTACAAAAATTGAAGAGAAAATGGTTATAACTCTTACTCTTAAAATCTTACAAAACAGACAGGTAGCAATTGGTGCTACTTCTACTAAAACTTGCTAG
- a CDS encoding Gmad2 immunoglobulin-like domain-containing protein: protein MKVSKIGIFKNRVPLLLMSMLLAITITGCNISRGPTPSEKPEDKIDNNIDKDKEAMEARNTIDENIKDKMKIVEEVSILEAAKEWFHEFDKIEGAYVFQHPDATYIKINSKERPTGGYSINIADYSGEEYHRVIKFEIVEPKEGAIVSQAITYPSVILEIPSDAVGQYEIRTEDGEVLKSKQKLILAKLELPKENESISNPVRIKGKIVAFEGAFSVRVLDDNDKVIYEEHLQADAGGPNWGNFDTEIAYPKSNSESGSIEIGEYTAKEGEYVARDRVSIKFSDK from the coding sequence ATGAAGGTTAGTAAAATAGGAATTTTTAAGAATAGAGTTCCTTTACTTTTAATGAGTATGTTATTAGCTATAACTATAACAGGTTGTAATATAAGTAGAGGGCCTACTCCTTCTGAAAAACCAGAAGATAAAATTGACAATAATATAGATAAGGATAAAGAAGCTATGGAAGCAAGAAATACTATAGATGAAAATATAAAGGACAAGATGAAAATAGTAGAGGAAGTGTCAATATTAGAAGCTGCTAAAGAGTGGTTCCATGAATTTGATAAAATAGAAGGTGCTTATGTTTTTCAGCACCCTGATGCCACTTATATTAAAATAAACTCTAAAGAGAGACCTACTGGAGGCTATTCTATTAATATAGCAGATTATTCAGGCGAAGAATATCATAGAGTTATTAAATTTGAAATAGTAGAGCCAAAAGAAGGGGCAATAGTTAGTCAAGCTATTACATATCCTTCAGTTATATTAGAAATTCCTTCAGATGCAGTTGGTCAATATGAAATAAGAACAGAAGATGGAGAAGTACTTAAATCTAAACAAAAACTTATATTAGCAAAACTTGAATTGCCTAAAGAAAATGAGAGTATAAGTAATCCAGTAAGAATTAAAGGTAAGATTGTCGCCTTTGAAGGTGCATTTTCTGTAAGAGTTTTAGATGATAATGATAAAGTAATTTACGAGGAGCATTTACAGGCAGATGCCGGTGGACCTAATTGGGGAAATTTTGATACTGAAATAGCTTATCCTAAGTCTAATAGTGAGTCTGGTAGCATAGAGATTGGAGAGTATACCGCAAAGGAAGGAGAATATGTAGCAAGGGACAGGGTTTCTATTAAATTTAGTGATAAATGA
- a CDS encoding methyl-accepting chemotaxis protein, which yields MKIRTKLLIAFILLTFLTVSVVGINIFAFTSIDSDGNFINYSGRLRASSYRMAYLSSSIIMKDKADGETLDQLMNVIEFFDSTLEGLSQGNNELGLKKLNNEDIEMELDGIKEKWVKVFRPAYLNIANNGDKSSLKIINENIEEYVVSINEMVNRYSEISQRKVTMAKAFSGGALAIFIILAVFSAIIILKGVISPINLITGELKNISSGDGDLTKSIQLKSNDEIGMLTKYFNQFVSNIKNIVILISNSSDTLVSSLDSISNTSDELAKATEMIAISVQDVSNGGIEQETMAKALTQLVEEMSKDIQQVISNAEKLLKASEGSKDAAQDGNVTIKNQVKELSKVIESSHKVTDTVNLLETYSQDISGISAIINSISHQTNLLALNASIEAARAGEAGKGFSVVAEEIKKLAEETAKSTVSIIEIVSNITGQTLEVKKYMDEMTDKINIQAVSMESVQNKLNEIVDKSNNTYESSKEIYEINKSIYNNFNIINDSANKILGVVENNSHNAQDVAAAAQEQTASFEEVSASIASLNELSRKLKDVVSKFKV from the coding sequence ATGAAAATACGTACTAAACTTTTAATAGCATTCATATTATTAACATTTTTAACAGTTTCGGTAGTTGGAATTAATATATTTGCATTTACATCCATTGATAGTGATGGGAATTTTATAAATTATTCTGGCAGATTGCGTGCATCCAGCTATAGAATGGCCTATTTATCTTCCAGTATTATTATGAAAGATAAGGCAGATGGAGAGACACTTGATCAACTAATGAATGTAATAGAATTTTTTGATAGCACTTTAGAAGGTCTTTCACAAGGTAACAATGAGTTGGGATTAAAAAAACTAAACAATGAAGATATAGAGATGGAGTTAGATGGTATTAAGGAAAAATGGGTCAAAGTATTTAGACCAGCTTACTTAAATATAGCTAACAATGGAGACAAAAGTTCCTTAAAGATTATTAATGAAAATATTGAAGAATATGTTGTATCTATAAATGAAATGGTTAATAGGTATTCTGAAATATCTCAAAGAAAAGTAACCATGGCTAAAGCTTTTAGTGGTGGAGCTCTAGCAATCTTTATTATTTTAGCAGTATTTTCTGCAATAATCATATTAAAAGGTGTAATATCACCAATTAATTTGATTACTGGGGAATTGAAAAATATTTCTTCTGGGGATGGAGACCTCACAAAGAGTATTCAGCTAAAGAGTAATGATGAGATAGGTATGCTTACAAAATATTTTAATCAATTTGTATCCAATATAAAAAATATTGTAATATTAATATCAAATTCATCTGATACATTAGTGTCTTCTTTAGACTCTATATCGAATACTAGTGATGAACTTGCAAAAGCTACTGAAATGATAGCTATTTCTGTACAGGATGTATCTAATGGTGGTATTGAACAAGAAACCATGGCTAAAGCATTGACTCAGCTGGTTGAAGAAATGAGCAAAGATATTCAACAAGTAATTAGTAATGCAGAAAAACTATTAAAAGCATCTGAGGGATCAAAGGATGCAGCTCAAGATGGTAATGTAACAATCAAAAATCAAGTTAAAGAATTATCTAAGGTTATTGAAAGTAGCCACAAGGTAACAGATACAGTGAATTTGCTTGAAACATATTCCCAAGATATAAGTGGAATATCAGCAATTATTAATAGTATTTCACACCAGACTAATCTATTAGCATTAAATGCATCTATTGAAGCAGCACGAGCAGGGGAAGCTGGTAAAGGATTTTCTGTAGTGGCAGAAGAAATTAAAAAGTTAGCGGAGGAAACAGCTAAATCTACGGTTAGTATTATAGAAATTGTCAGTAATATTACTGGACAGACATTAGAGGTTAAAAAATACATGGATGAAATGACAGATAAGATAAATATTCAGGCAGTAAGTATGGAAAGTGTTCAAAATAAACTAAATGAAATAGTAGATAAGTCTAATAATACATATGAGAGCTCTAAGGAAATATATGAGATTAATAAGTCTATATATAATAATTTTAATATAATCAATGACTCTGCAAATAAAATTTTAGGTGTAGTAGAAAATAACTCGCATAATGCTCAAGATGTCGCAGCCGCTGCTCAAGAGCAAACTGCATCATTTGAAGAGGTTTCAGCTAGTATAGCTTCACTAAACGAATTATCAAGAAAGTTGAAAGATGTTGTTTCAAAATTCAAAGTGTGA
- a CDS encoding N-acetylmuramoyl-L-alanine amidase family protein, with product MFNKTIFLVIKVNKKIVAAIIAFILLLILIPLFISNNPIAVFNTNRKIIVVDPGHGGIDGGSSNAGLLEKTVNLQVSLKLRKILKDKGINVVMTRNSDVSLESKSNLKSSRYNRDLHARRTIIDSNNSTAFVSVHMDSYKKSSVRGVRIFYYSESEESKQLAQSICNSVNKMVFKDFLNITTVKAEIAPGNYYILRTSKSPGVIIETGFITNPIDNKLIQTKDYQQIMAKAIAEGIVEYMYR from the coding sequence ATGTTTAACAAAACAATTTTTCTAGTTATTAAAGTTAATAAAAAAATTGTAGCAGCAATTATTGCATTTATATTACTATTAATTCTTATTCCTCTTTTTATTTCAAACAATCCTATTGCTGTATTTAATACCAATAGAAAAATTATAGTGGTAGATCCAGGACATGGTGGTATAGATGGAGGATCTAGCAATGCAGGTCTGTTAGAAAAAACTGTAAATTTACAGGTTTCTTTGAAACTAAGAAAAATACTAAAGGATAAGGGTATAAATGTTGTTATGACAAGAAATTCTGATGTATCATTGGAGTCTAAAAGCAATTTAAAGTCTTCAAGATATAATAGAGACCTGCATGCTAGGAGAACAATTATAGATAGTAATAATTCTACAGCCTTCGTAAGTGTCCATATGGATTCATATAAAAAGTCCAGTGTAAGAGGTGTTAGAATATTCTATTACTCCGAATCAGAGGAAAGTAAACAACTAGCCCAAAGTATTTGTAATAGCGTAAACAAAATGGTTTTTAAGGACTTTTTAAATATAACAACTGTAAAGGCTGAAATAGCACCTGGTAATTATTATATATTGAGAACATCTAAATCTCCAGGAGTTATAATAGAAACTGGTTTTATAACAAATCCTATAGATAATAAGCTTATTCAAACTAAGGATTACCAACAAATCATGGCAAAAGCAATAGCAGAAGGCATTGTAGAATATATGTATAGGTAA
- the eutH gene encoding ethanolamine utilization protein EutH — translation MNDIILYILMVFMGLGALDRVFGYKLGLGQKFEEGFMAMGNLALSIIGIYSIAPLLSTSLEKIVGPIFSFLGADPAIFPASILASDMGGYLSAIKMAENQEIGLFAGLILASSLGTAVIFTIPIGAGLIQKQDYPYFTKGILAGLLTVPISGFAGGISMGLPIATLVKNLLPIIFIALLLGIGLSKWPQKMITGFYWFSKSIVTLGTLGLVISIIQNVTGKIIITAMEPFEEGLKIVGSISIILAGAYPMVLVMTNVFKKPLAKMGNVLGICDKATTALIMSLANNIPGFANMHDMHERGKVMVSAFAVGGAFVLGGQLGFVAGIDKSMLTPFIVSKVVGGVGSITIAYLITKPNQKNISNYEEEKILELAIE, via the coding sequence ATGAATGATATAATACTATATATTCTTATGGTTTTTATGGGATTAGGAGCATTGGATAGGGTATTTGGATATAAATTAGGGCTTGGGCAGAAGTTTGAAGAAGGGTTTATGGCAATGGGGAATTTAGCCTTATCAATTATAGGAATTTACTCCATAGCACCTCTATTATCTACAAGCTTAGAAAAAATAGTAGGACCTATATTTTCTTTTTTAGGGGCAGACCCTGCAATATTTCCTGCATCTATTTTAGCTTCTGATATGGGAGGATATCTTTCTGCGATAAAAATGGCTGAAAATCAGGAAATTGGTCTTTTCGCAGGTTTAATATTAGCTTCTAGTTTAGGTACAGCTGTTATTTTTACTATACCAATAGGGGCTGGACTTATTCAGAAACAAGATTATCCTTATTTTACAAAGGGAATATTAGCAGGACTTTTAACTGTTCCTATTAGTGGATTCGCAGGGGGCATATCTATGGGCTTACCAATAGCAACATTAGTTAAAAATCTTCTGCCTATTATTTTTATTGCACTTCTTTTAGGGATAGGATTAAGTAAATGGCCTCAAAAAATGATTACAGGATTTTATTGGTTTAGTAAGTCAATTGTAACCTTAGGGACATTAGGTCTTGTAATTTCAATTATACAAAATGTAACAGGAAAAATAATAATAACAGCTATGGAGCCTTTTGAAGAAGGGCTTAAGATTGTTGGAAGTATTTCTATTATTTTAGCTGGGGCTTATCCTATGGTGCTTGTCATGACTAATGTATTTAAAAAGCCTTTGGCAAAAATGGGTAATGTTTTAGGCATATGTGATAAGGCGACAACAGCTTTAATTATGAGCTTGGCAAACAATATACCGGGGTTTGCTAATATGCACGATATGCACGAAAGAGGAAAGGTAATGGTTTCGGCCTTTGCGGTAGGTGGAGCCTTTGTATTGGGTGGACAACTGGGATTTGTTGCAGGAATAGATAAGTCTATGCTTACACCTTTTATTGTAAGCAAAGTTGTTGGTGGTGTAGGGTCTATAACTATAGCATATCTGATTACAAAGCCAAATCAAAAAAATATATCTAATTACGAGGAAGAAAAAATATTGGAGTTAGCTATAGAATAA
- a CDS encoding ABC transporter permease, producing MLVIVEGLKNAINLLLSFDKEIYNIIGLSLYVSLTSTLISSFLAIPIGILLGIKSFPIKKMVIRSLYTMMSLPPVIVGLVVFLLISRSGPLGNLGIVFTPMAMIVAQVCLVTPIITGVVYNGTKEKGEDIQNLAYTLGANRVQTLILLIRELRVNIFSAIVTGYGRAISEVGAVMIVGGNIKGHTRVMTTTIAMLRNMGDYETAIAIGIVLLLISFIINSILYRLQQED from the coding sequence ATGCTAGTTATTGTAGAAGGTTTAAAAAATGCAATAAATTTATTACTATCCTTTGATAAAGAAATATATAATATTATAGGATTATCACTTTATGTATCTTTAACGTCTACTTTAATTTCGAGCTTTTTGGCGATTCCCATTGGCATACTCTTGGGAATAAAATCTTTCCCTATAAAAAAAATGGTAATACGTAGTCTATATACTATGATGAGCCTACCTCCAGTAATAGTTGGACTAGTTGTATTTTTATTGATATCAAGAAGTGGACCACTAGGAAATTTAGGTATAGTGTTTACGCCGATGGCTATGATAGTTGCACAGGTCTGTTTAGTAACTCCTATTATTACAGGAGTTGTCTATAACGGAACAAAGGAAAAGGGTGAAGATATACAAAATTTGGCCTATACATTAGGAGCGAATAGAGTACAAACCCTTATTCTACTGATTAGAGAGCTTAGAGTTAACATTTTTTCTGCAATTGTTACAGGATATGGTAGGGCCATATCAGAAGTTGGTGCTGTAATGATTGTAGGTGGTAATATAAAGGGACATACGAGGGTTATGACTACTACAATTGCGATGTTAAGGAATATGGGAGACTATGAAACAGCTATAGCTATAGGTATAGTTCTATTATTAATATCATTTATTATTAACTCCATATTATATAGACTCCAACAGGAGGATTAG